In one Chitinophaga sancti genomic region, the following are encoded:
- a CDS encoding toxin-antitoxin system YwqK family antitoxin has translation MRKILAFSVLQLLCFLVYSQGFTIKQNKRDDQKRKQGEWSEEVAATRGEDGYTWEGTYVDDRKEGLWKKYAPSGGLIAEENYKHNVLNGPARYFYLNGLVSAEGSFVAKDIDDTVETYRVIDPITQEEKFEEIKRSSNSLRDGLWKIYDEDGNMVKEYYKRGEPVSPEELDTITSKVPKKLPAQPSQLPHQSGKKRH, from the coding sequence ATGCTTTTTAGTTTATTCGCAAGGCTTCACCATTAAACAAAACAAACGTGACGACCAGAAACGCAAACAAGGCGAATGGTCCGAAGAGGTAGCTGCCACGCGTGGCGAAGATGGCTACACCTGGGAAGGCACTTATGTGGACGATCGTAAAGAAGGCCTTTGGAAAAAATATGCGCCATCCGGGGGCCTTATTGCCGAAGAAAACTATAAACATAATGTACTGAATGGCCCGGCCCGTTATTTCTACCTGAATGGGCTGGTAAGCGCGGAAGGCAGCTTTGTCGCCAAAGACATTGACGACACTGTAGAAACTTACCGCGTGATAGATCCTATCACCCAGGAAGAAAAATTTGAAGAGATCAAAAGGAGTTCCAATTCCCTGCGCGACGGTCTCTGGAAGATCTACGATGAAGACGGGAACATGGTTAAAGAATATTACAAAAGGGGAGAACCGGTAAGTCCGGAAGAACTGGATACCATCACCAGCAAGGTGCCGAAGAAACTTCCTGCACAACCATCTCAACTGCCACATCAATCCGGGAAAAAACGACACTAA